From the genome of Marinobacter sp. F4206:
CTGCGACAACATCATCATCCTCAAGACCGAGAATCGCCGCCATCTTGCCTTCGCCGGCCGGAACCGCATCCTGCATAAGCTCGCCCCGAAGGCGAACCAGCTTGACGGCCTCGACAAAATCCAGGCTTTCCGATGCGACCAGCGCACTGTACTCACCCAGGCTGTGGCCCGCCACAAAATCGGGCTTACTGCCGCCAGCCACGAGCCAATGACGCCACAGAGCAACACTGGCCGTCAGCAACGCGGGCTGCGTCACCATGGTCTGATTCAGCTCTTCCGCCGGACCTTTCTGGCAGAGCTGCCAGAGGTCGTACCCAAGCACATTGGATGCCTCGGCGAAGGTTCTGTTGATAATGGGCCACGCCTCTGCAGCATCAGCAAGCATGCCAACAGACTGGGACCCTTGACCGGGAAAAATAAAGGCTGATTTCATAAACAGGATCTTAACGTCATTGAGGGGTTACGGGAGATTAGCCAATAGTACAAGTTAGGCCAATTATCCGCGAATACACGAAAGAAACAGGACAGACTTTAGTCTCAGGGAGTTACAACATGAGGTCGTCGAGACGCTCGTTGATACGTCGCGGCACTTCGAGCTCCACTTCCCGAACGGCCTGGCGGATGGCCGCCAGCATGGCGCGCTCATTGGCATTGCCATGGCTCTTGATAACGACACCCTGCAGCCCGAGCAAGCTTGCACCATTGTGACGAGACGGATCCATCAGCCGCAGAAGACGGCCGATAATAGGCCGGGCCAGCATTCCGACCACCCGCCCGTATAGTGTGCGGGTAAAGGCCTGCTCCATCAGCTCAATCAGCAGACCGGCGACGCCTTCGCCGGTTTTGAGGGCAATGTTGCCAACAAAACCGTCACAGACCACCACGTCCGCCACATCCCTGAACAGATCACTGCCTTCGACGTAACCGATGTAGTTGATGGTATCGCACTGGGCAAGCATGTGGGACGCCAGACGAACCTGCTCGTTACCCTTGATCTCTTCCTCACCCACATTCAGCAACGCCACACGCGGCTCAGACTGGCGCGACATGGCCGACGCCATAAGGGATCCCATCAGGGCGTATTGGTAGAGGTTTTCTGCGGTCGAATCGACGTTGGCCCCGAGGTCCAGGACATGGCACCGCCCCCGCAGGGAAGGAATCAGCTTGGAAATGGCCGGGCGCTCGATACCCGGGTACATGCGGATGATGGAGCGACCAAACGCCATCAGGGCACCGGTATTGCCGGCACTTACGCAGCCCTGTGCCTCGCCATCGCGGACCAGGCTGAGGGCAATCGCCATGGACGAATTTTTCTTGTGCCGAAGGGCGTGGGACGGGCGCTCGTTCATCCTCACCACGTCTGCCGCCTCGACGATGCGAATTCGGGCGTGGCCTTCACGCAACAAAGCCTCAAGCTCGCTCCGTATTCCGACCAGAACGATACTCAAGGCTTCGTTTTCGCGCACCGCATCCAGCGCCGCGGAAGCCACCACTGTGGCTCCGCGGTCACCGCTCATGGCGTCAATCGCAATGGTAACCGGGTTCACCGCTTCTCCATCCGACACAGGGCGGCGCCTTTTCGTAACGAAATTACTCGTCGCGCGCTTCAATTACCTGCTTGCCGCGGTAAAAGCCGTCTGGAGAGACATGGTGACGACGATGAACTTCACCGGTAGTCGCATCAGTGGACAGAGCGGCGGCGCTCAGGGCGTCGTGAGAGCGGCGCATGCCACGCTTGGAACGGGTCTTTCGGTTTTGCTGTACAGCCATGATTATGCTCCTGACCTGTTAACGTAAATAAAACGTGTGTTCGTTGTAATGCGCCGACCCCCGATCAGAGCCCGCACCTGCTTAATGTTTCGTCTTCTTGAGATCCGCCAGCACGCTGAAAGGATTCTCTTTCCGCGGCTCCTCCGGCTGCGCCGGAGAACCGTCCGGCTCGAGCGCTTCCAGCTCTTCCCGGGCCGGACACTCATTCCGGTCAT
Proteins encoded in this window:
- the rpmF gene encoding 50S ribosomal protein L32, encoding MAVQQNRKTRSKRGMRRSHDALSAAALSTDATTGEVHRRHHVSPDGFYRGKQVIEARDE
- the plsX gene encoding phosphate acyltransferase PlsX; translation: MNPVTIAIDAMSGDRGATVVASAALDAVRENEALSIVLVGIRSELEALLREGHARIRIVEAADVVRMNERPSHALRHKKNSSMAIALSLVRDGEAQGCVSAGNTGALMAFGRSIIRMYPGIERPAISKLIPSLRGRCHVLDLGANVDSTAENLYQYALMGSLMASAMSRQSEPRVALLNVGEEEIKGNEQVRLASHMLAQCDTINYIGYVEGSDLFRDVADVVVCDGFVGNIALKTGEGVAGLLIELMEQAFTRTLYGRVVGMLARPIIGRLLRLMDPSRHNGASLLGLQGVVIKSHGNANERAMLAAIRQAVREVELEVPRRINERLDDLML